Genomic window (Kineosporiaceae bacterium):
CCGCCGTACCCACCTCGTCGTTGCGCCGGACGTCGCAGCTCGCGCCGAGCTGGGCCAGGTAGCCGACGATCGTCCACACGAAGCTGTCGTAGTTGTCGACCACGAGGATCCGGACGGCGGGGGTGTCTGTGCTGTGGGTGCGCTCGCTCACGCCTCCATCGTGTCAGTTCCCGCTGTTCGGTGACGGTCCGCCGGCTCGGGTACGACTAGGGCAGTGGCCGCGCGTGATCGAGTCGCGGGGCGCCCGTGTAGCCGGGCACCTGCTGGATCCCGCCGTCGCGCACGTCGTAGCCGAGACCGACCTGGCGCACGTATTCGCGGTACACCCCGACCTCCGGCGAGGTGTCCAGACCGCGCCGCAGGGCCTCGGGGTCGCCGAGGGCAACCACCACGTAGGGCGGCGAGTAGAGCGTGTCCTGCACCAACAGCGTGTTGCCCACACAGCGCACCGCGGTGGTGGCGATGATCCGCCGTCCCATCAGGGTGATCGCCTCGGCGCCGCCCGCCCACAGCGCGTTGACCACGGCCTGGAGGTCCTGCTGATGGACGACGAGCTCGTCGGCGCGGAAGCCCTCGCGCACCCGGCCTGCGGGGGCGTCGTCCAGGGTCACCGTGAGCGTCGGACCCCGCAGCGCCGTCAGACCGGCAGGTTGCGCGAGGGCGGCGACCTCGGCCTGCAGCCTGGCGACCGTGCCGTTGGCGCGGCCCTCGGCGGCGGTGAGGCCGTCGATCTGGCGGGTCAGCCGGGCGACCCGGTCGGCGGCCTGTTGCCCGCGGGCCTGTTCGGGGGTGTAGAGCGCCGTGCTGTCGACGCGATCGGTGCGTGGGGTGCCGTGCTGCGCCTCGTGGGCGCTGGTGGAGAACAGCAGCCCGGCCAGCAGCAGCACGGCCGCGAGCGGCCACCGGTGTGCACGGCGTGGAGTCGATTCCTGGCTCGATTCCGGGGTCGATTCCTGGCTCGATTCGTGGCTCGATTCGTGGCTCGCCACCATCGGTCCGTGCACCTCCTGCCTCGAGGATCGCTTCGGCCGCTTACGCTAGGTACGCGAAGATGGAATCACCAGAGCACACATCCCACGAGTGATCGACACCGGCGTGCACCCGCGTCCGGTCGAGGAGCCTGACATGCCCGAGTCCCGGGTTCGCCGCAAGGCGCCGTTCACCCCGCCATCGGCCAAGGCGGCCCCACCCAAGCCGAACGCGCGCTGGTTCGTCCCGGTGATGGTGGGACTGCTGGTGCTGGGTTTGATCTACCTCGTCGTCAGCTACCTGGCCGAGTTCCGCTACCCGGTGCCGGGCATCGGCTACTGGAACCTCGGGATCGGGTTCGGCATCGTCA
Coding sequences:
- a CDS encoding DUF881 domain-containing protein, coding for MVASHESSHESSQESTPESSQESTPRRAHRWPLAAVLLLAGLLFSTSAHEAQHGTPRTDRVDSTALYTPEQARGQQAADRVARLTRQIDGLTAAEGRANGTVARLQAEVAALAQPAGLTALRGPTLTVTLDDAPAGRVREGFRADELVVHQQDLQAVVNALWAGGAEAITLMGRRIIATTAVRCVGNTLLVQDTLYSPPYVVVALGDPEALRRGLDTSPEVGVYREYVRQVGLGYDVRDGGIQQVPGYTGAPRLDHARPLP
- a CDS encoding cell division protein CrgA, producing the protein MPESRVRRKAPFTPPSAKAAPPKPNARWFVPVMVGLLVLGLIYLVVSYLAEFRYPVPGIGYWNLGIGFGIVMAGFVMTTRWR